One Candidatus Devosia phytovorans genomic window carries:
- a CDS encoding VOC family protein — MKGITSLGHIAINVIDLEKSLDYYVNKLGFPEMLRLKRDDGETWLVYLRITDEQYLEIFPGAENDRAPASWHTNGMTHMCWTIDDLDATCDRIKAAGITLLSEPKPGLDGNRQAWLEDPDGNRIELMEMHPDCLQYQAIRRLHAEGV, encoded by the coding sequence ATGAAGGGCATCACCAGTCTCGGGCACATCGCGATCAACGTGATCGACCTCGAAAAGTCGCTCGACTACTATGTCAACAAGCTGGGCTTTCCCGAAATGCTGCGCCTCAAGCGCGACGATGGCGAAACCTGGCTCGTTTATCTGCGCATCACCGACGAGCAGTATCTCGAGATCTTCCCCGGCGCCGAAAACGATCGCGCACCGGCAAGCTGGCACACCAATGGGATGACCCATATGTGCTGGACGATCGATGATCTCGACGCCACCTGCGATCGCATCAAGGCGGCGGGTATCACGCTGCTCAGCGAGCCCAAGCCCGGCCTCGACGGGAATCGGCAGGCCTGGCTCGAGGATCCCGATGGCAATCGCATCGAACTGATGGAAATGCATCCCGACTGCCTGCAGTATCAGGCGATCCGACGCCTTCATGCAGAAGGCGTCTAG
- a CDS encoding LacI family DNA-binding transcriptional regulator → MGKPIVRLKDIADKTGFSVNTVSLALRQSPRIPEDTTVLIREAAEALNYLPNHVAKSLVSRETKTIGLVLTDITNPALTQVAQAVETVLSERGYSTLFATSNNDLEEEKRVIEMFRSRQVDGMLIYPRSHRELEHIRRLRQRGYPVVLLVADPDAGIDAVCIDERRGAYRAVRHLIDIGHSRIGIIDTSNPKGNLEKRDGYNQAHEEAGMVVDAELLADPQGNSVIRGYWAMDRLMSLPVRPTAVFASNDSLAIGALRWTQKNGLRVPADVAIMGFDNIEFAEHAATPISSVKYEVDMVTELAVERLLQLIAAPDGLPEPRVTMIDPELIVRDSTAGRGD, encoded by the coding sequence ATGGGCAAACCCATCGTCCGCTTGAAGGACATTGCCGACAAGACAGGATTCTCGGTCAACACGGTGTCATTGGCGCTGCGGCAGAGCCCGCGCATTCCCGAAGACACTACCGTCCTCATCCGGGAGGCGGCGGAGGCGCTCAACTACCTTCCCAATCATGTCGCCAAGTCGCTGGTCAGTCGCGAGACCAAGACCATCGGCCTCGTGTTGACCGACATCACCAACCCGGCGCTAACCCAAGTGGCGCAGGCGGTCGAAACTGTTCTGTCTGAACGTGGCTATTCGACCCTGTTCGCGACATCGAACAACGATCTTGAAGAGGAAAAGCGGGTCATCGAGATGTTCCGCTCGCGCCAGGTCGACGGCATGCTGATTTATCCGCGCAGCCATCGCGAGCTCGAACATATCCGAAGGCTCCGTCAGCGCGGCTATCCGGTTGTGCTGCTCGTAGCTGATCCCGACGCGGGGATTGATGCCGTCTGCATCGACGAGCGCCGTGGCGCCTATCGCGCGGTGCGGCACCTTATCGATATCGGCCATAGCCGCATTGGCATCATCGACACCTCCAATCCCAAGGGAAATCTCGAAAAGCGCGATGGCTACAACCAGGCGCATGAGGAGGCAGGGATGGTGGTCGATGCCGAACTGCTGGCCGATCCGCAGGGCAACTCCGTGATCCGGGGCTATTGGGCCATGGACCGGTTGATGAGCCTGCCGGTGCGGCCGACGGCAGTCTTTGCGTCCAATGATTCCCTGGCCATCGGCGCATTGCGCTGGACGCAAAAAAACGGTCTGCGCGTGCCCGCTGATGTGGCCATCATGGGTTTTGACAACATCGAATTTGCCGAACACGCGGCGACGCCCATCTCGTCGGTCAAATACGAGGTCGACATGGTGACCGAGCTGGCGGTGGAGCGGCTGCTGCAGTTGATCGCCGCACCCGACGGCCTGCCCGAGCCGCGCGTTACCATGATCGACCCCGAACTGATCGTGCGCGACAGCACGGCGGGCAGGGGAGACTGA
- a CDS encoding LacI family DNA-binding transcriptional regulator, whose translation MKGIRRLAKDLDISIGTVSRALNGKPDVNEKTRQRVFEAATAMGYVPNQAGRALRKGSTGVVGFMMQTGSEITGEGDVFFMSVFDGVQTVFARHKLDLVALLCSSEEDPDAYLQRVVARGFADALIISATKRHDHRIDYLAERNIPFIALGRSLTDAGQPWLDLDFEGMARVGVDRLVAKGHRRIGVFSTDDDSNLGFVFRESYREALAAHGIEFDPSMIFMAHPNERGGHEIAERIAALPPEQRPTGFILTNEVMSVGLYRGLYDSGLQPGRDFAVIGRDSPHAHYLSPKLTCFTLSLRDLGIQLAEALLATMPAYSDQYPLGTVRRIIPLDLVEGQSDGPAT comes from the coding sequence ATGAAGGGTATCAGACGCTTAGCCAAAGATCTCGATATCTCTATCGGGACGGTATCGCGGGCCCTCAATGGAAAACCGGATGTCAACGAGAAGACCCGCCAGCGGGTTTTCGAGGCGGCGACGGCGATGGGCTATGTGCCCAATCAGGCGGGCAGGGCCCTGCGCAAGGGCTCCACGGGCGTCGTCGGCTTCATGATGCAGACCGGTTCGGAGATCACCGGCGAAGGCGATGTGTTCTTCATGAGCGTGTTTGATGGCGTGCAGACGGTCTTCGCACGGCACAAGCTCGACCTCGTTGCCTTGCTCTGTTCTTCGGAAGAAGACCCCGATGCCTATCTGCAGCGCGTGGTGGCGCGGGGTTTTGCCGACGCGCTGATCATTTCGGCGACCAAGCGGCACGATCATCGCATCGACTATCTGGCGGAGCGGAATATTCCGTTCATCGCGCTGGGGCGCAGCCTGACCGACGCGGGCCAGCCGTGGCTCGATCTCGATTTTGAAGGCATGGCACGGGTGGGCGTCGACCGGCTGGTGGCCAAGGGGCATCGTCGCATCGGCGTATTTTCGACCGACGACGACTCAAACCTGGGCTTTGTGTTTCGTGAGAGCTATCGCGAAGCGCTGGCGGCGCATGGCATTGAATTTGATCCATCGATGATCTTCATGGCGCATCCCAACGAGCGCGGCGGCCACGAGATCGCCGAGCGCATCGCCGCCCTGCCGCCCGAACAGCGGCCTACGGGTTTTATTCTGACCAATGAAGTTATGTCGGTCGGGCTCTATCGTGGGCTATATGACTCGGGCCTGCAGCCGGGCAGGGATTTTGCGGTGATCGGCCGGGACAGCCCGCATGCGCACTATCTAAGCCCCAAGCTGACCTGCTTTACACTGTCGCTGAGGGACCTCGGCATCCAGTTGGCCGAGGCGCTGCTGGCCACCATGCCAGCCTATTCGGATCAATATCCGCTGGGCACTGTCCGCAGGATTATTCCGTTAGATCTCGTTGAAGGTCAGAGTGACGGACCGGCAACTTAA
- a CDS encoding aldo/keto reductase: MKNQYDIPVMGFGTYGRTGNAGVEAMSVALEVGYRHLDTAQDYGTESEVGQAVRRSGLPRSDVFVTTKIQTGNLDAGALVPSLHRSLDTLQLDQLDLTLIHWPSPNNAVPLPVYIEQLAEAHALGLTQLIGVSNFTIAMLREAQALLGELPIANNQVELNPLLQNKKLASFCKSQGISVTCYLPIARGILGEVPEIAEIAARHQATPEQVALAFELAKGYIAIPTSGKAERIRSNFEATGLTLTEPEMRVIEGVDRGQRVIDPDWGPDWD, encoded by the coding sequence ATGAAAAATCAGTATGATATACCGGTGATGGGCTTCGGTACCTATGGCCGAACGGGCAATGCTGGTGTGGAGGCCATGAGCGTGGCGCTCGAAGTGGGCTATCGACATCTCGATACCGCCCAAGATTACGGGACCGAAAGTGAGGTCGGGCAGGCGGTGCGCCGCTCCGGCCTGCCGCGTTCCGACGTCTTCGTAACGACCAAGATCCAGACAGGCAATCTCGATGCTGGCGCGCTGGTGCCCTCGCTGCACCGAAGTCTCGATACGCTGCAGCTTGATCAGCTCGATCTGACGCTGATCCATTGGCCTTCACCCAACAATGCCGTCCCCTTGCCGGTCTATATCGAACAGCTCGCCGAGGCGCATGCTCTGGGTCTGACGCAACTCATCGGCGTCTCGAACTTCACCATCGCCATGCTGCGTGAGGCGCAAGCCCTGCTGGGCGAGTTGCCCATCGCCAACAATCAGGTCGAGCTCAATCCGCTGCTGCAAAACAAGAAGCTCGCAAGCTTCTGTAAGAGCCAAGGAATTTCCGTCACCTGCTACCTGCCGATCGCCCGAGGCATCCTGGGGGAGGTGCCCGAAATTGCCGAGATCGCTGCGCGCCACCAGGCGACACCGGAGCAGGTGGCCTTGGCCTTCGAATTGGCCAAGGGGTATATTGCCATTCCCACCTCGGGCAAGGCCGAGCGCATCCGCAGCAATTTCGAGGCGACCGGGCTGACCCTGACCGAGCCCGAAATGCGCGTCATCGAGGGCGTCGATCGAGGGCAGCGGGTGATTGACCCGGATTGGGGCCCCGATTGGGACTGA
- a CDS encoding sugar ABC transporter substrate-binding protein, protein MKLTHLGLMAGIAFGAMGMAAPAFAQTVIKVWSIDGANAPGIADTLSKEFNEQNTDIQIDYRIVPFDDLVNEALRAFATGQAPDIISLDNPDFALFSSRGAFLDITERAAASDIIDTSVYYEGPLNSVSWDGKLFGLPKYTDTIALFYNKDLFAKAGIAEPPQTWSELVDTAAKLTDPSTNTYGITFSARAGEEGTFQYLPWIQMAGGNYDNVNVPGAVEAIEDWKAIIDAKSASQDVLSLGQWDSTGTFNSGNAAMAISGPWELNRMATDAKFDWGVALLPTQTEGGERSSALGGFNWGIFATTKHPDEAFKVLEFYISQDERMFPEFSSIPARNDIALPETGVPLKDAALKVFQEQLKYAQPRGPHPEWQKISKAIYDAMQQVLTGQVPAQQALDQAQATIKGITG, encoded by the coding sequence ATGAAGCTGACACATCTCGGCCTGATGGCCGGTATCGCATTTGGTGCAATGGGCATGGCCGCGCCTGCCTTCGCCCAGACCGTCATCAAGGTCTGGTCGATCGACGGCGCAAACGCCCCCGGCATCGCCGACACGCTGAGCAAGGAGTTCAACGAACAGAACACCGACATTCAGATCGACTATCGCATCGTCCCCTTCGACGATCTGGTCAATGAAGCCCTGCGCGCCTTCGCCACTGGCCAGGCCCCCGATATCATCTCGCTCGACAACCCCGACTTCGCGCTCTTCTCGTCGCGCGGCGCCTTCCTCGACATCACCGAGCGCGCCGCTGCCTCCGACATCATCGACACCAGCGTCTATTACGAAGGCCCGCTGAATTCCGTGAGCTGGGATGGCAAGCTCTTCGGCCTGCCCAAATATACCGATACCATCGCCCTGTTCTACAACAAGGACCTTTTCGCCAAGGCCGGCATTGCCGAGCCGCCCCAGACCTGGAGCGAACTGGTCGACACGGCTGCCAAGCTGACCGATCCATCCACCAACACCTATGGCATCACCTTCTCTGCCCGTGCCGGCGAAGAGGGCACCTTCCAGTATCTGCCCTGGATCCAGATGGCAGGCGGCAATTACGACAATGTCAACGTCCCCGGCGCGGTAGAAGCCATCGAGGACTGGAAGGCCATCATCGACGCCAAGTCTGCCAGCCAGGACGTGCTGAGCCTTGGCCAGTGGGATTCCACCGGCACCTTCAATTCGGGCAATGCCGCCATGGCCATTTCAGGCCCTTGGGAACTCAACCGCATGGCGACCGACGCCAAGTTCGACTGGGGCGTCGCCCTGTTGCCGACCCAGACCGAAGGGGGCGAACGCTCCTCGGCGCTCGGCGGCTTCAACTGGGGTATCTTTGCCACCACCAAGCATCCCGACGAAGCCTTCAAGGTCCTGGAATTCTACATCAGCCAGGACGAGCGCATGTTCCCCGAGTTTTCGAGCATTCCCGCCCGCAACGACATTGCCCTGCCCGAAACCGGCGTGCCGCTGAAGGACGCTGCGCTCAAGGTCTTCCAGGAACAGCTCAAATATGCCCAGCCGCGCGGCCCGCATCCGGAATGGCAGAAGATTTCCAAGGCCATCTATGACGCCATGCAGCAGGTGCTGACCGGCCAGGTGCCGGCTCAGCAGGCGCTCGACCAGGCACAGGCCACCATCAAGGGTATCACGGGATAA
- a CDS encoding sugar ABC transporter permease: MSRFLGSLRDGIGFDLILVGAAMLFLLALAGLPLVYNVLMSFQQVDMFTLGSLLRPFAGFANYVAVVAQPEFWLVTKNTLIFVFASMAGQFVIGFALAIFFAQNFPGASTIRGLFLVSWVMPGLVVGAIWSWILAGDFGVFNAILKSLGLIQATVFWKSDPNFALWSVVIANIWLGLAFNMLLLSVGLAAIPRDLYEAAELDGANAFQRFWTITLPMMRSTIGAVLSLGLIGTLQQFDLFPALTEGGPANTSTVAGYWAWQMSFQLYDFAKGATISVMMFVLVLFASVVYVRSTRHEVRG; encoded by the coding sequence ATGTCCCGATTTCTTGGCAGCCTGCGTGACGGCATCGGCTTCGACCTGATCCTCGTCGGCGCGGCCATGCTCTTCCTTCTGGCGCTGGCCGGCTTGCCGCTGGTCTATAATGTGCTGATGAGCTTCCAGCAGGTGGACATGTTCACCCTGGGCTCCCTGCTCCGCCCCTTCGCCGGCTTTGCCAATTATGTCGCCGTGGTCGCCCAGCCCGAATTCTGGCTGGTGACGAAAAACACGCTGATCTTCGTCTTTGCCTCCATGGCCGGCCAGTTCGTCATCGGCTTTGCCCTGGCCATCTTCTTCGCCCAGAATTTTCCCGGAGCCTCCACCATACGCGGCCTGTTCCTCGTCTCCTGGGTCATGCCCGGCCTCGTCGTTGGCGCCATCTGGAGCTGGATCCTGGCCGGTGACTTCGGCGTCTTCAACGCCATCCTCAAGTCGCTCGGCCTGATCCAGGCCACGGTGTTCTGGAAGTCGGATCCCAATTTCGCCCTCTGGTCCGTGGTCATCGCCAATATCTGGTTAGGCCTCGCCTTCAACATGCTGCTGCTCTCGGTCGGACTCGCCGCCATTCCGCGCGACCTCTATGAAGCTGCCGAACTCGATGGCGCCAATGCCTTCCAGCGCTTTTGGACCATCACCCTGCCCATGATGCGCTCGACCATCGGCGCCGTCCTTTCGCTTGGCCTCATCGGCACCTTGCAGCAGTTCGATCTTTTCCCCGCGTTGACCGAAGGCGGCCCTGCCAACACTTCGACGGTCGCCGGCTACTGGGCCTGGCAGATGAGCTTCCAGCTCTACGACTTCGCCAAGGGCGCCACGATTTCGGTGATGATGTTCGTGCTCGTGCTCTTTGCCTCGGTCGTCTATGTGCGCTCCACCCGCCATGAGGTGCGCGGATGA
- a CDS encoding carbohydrate ABC transporter permease, whose amino-acid sequence MTRPYVPWLLLGLALALAAVYLFPLYWMYVTSLKSGSEIFANPPTFWPMAPDPSVYPAVWTRRTMGTFLWNSVVIASGVTAITVILGTGCAYVLARYRSAWIDFGLFLILMLQVLPASVMITPLFVGFNQMGLLNYPRTAVVLAAAAKSMPFFVVLVRATFMSVPRELEEAALVDGNSRVGAFFSIVLPLARNGILVCAILTFMSSFGEYIYSKSIIQDTALQPASVGLSGFLGPNSTDWNSIMAYSAIYVTPILAVFVLLQRRIVSGLTSGALK is encoded by the coding sequence ATGACCCGGCCCTATGTTCCCTGGCTGCTGCTCGGCCTCGCGCTTGCCCTCGCCGCCGTCTATCTCTTTCCGCTGTACTGGATGTATGTGACCAGCCTCAAGTCGGGCTCGGAAATCTTCGCCAATCCGCCCACCTTCTGGCCCATGGCGCCCGACCCCAGCGTCTACCCCGCCGTCTGGACACGGCGGACCATGGGCACATTCCTCTGGAATTCCGTGGTCATCGCCTCGGGCGTCACCGCCATAACGGTGATCCTGGGCACCGGATGCGCCTATGTGCTGGCCCGCTACCGGAGTGCCTGGATCGACTTCGGCCTCTTCCTCATCCTCATGCTGCAGGTCCTGCCGGCATCGGTGATGATCACGCCGCTGTTTGTCGGCTTCAACCAGATGGGCCTGCTGAACTATCCGCGCACGGCGGTGGTTCTGGCCGCCGCCGCCAAGTCCATGCCCTTCTTCGTCGTGCTGGTCCGCGCCACCTTCATGAGCGTGCCGCGCGAACTGGAAGAGGCAGCGCTGGTCGATGGCAATTCGCGCGTCGGCGCCTTCTTCTCCATCGTCCTGCCATTGGCCCGCAACGGCATCCTGGTCTGCGCCATCCTCACCTTCATGAGCTCGTTTGGCGAGTATATCTATTCCAAGTCGATCATCCAGGACACGGCGCTCCAGCCCGCCAGCGTTGGGCTCTCGGGCTTCCTCGGCCCCAATTCCACTGACTGGAACTCCATCATGGCCTATTCGGCGATCTACGTGACCCCGATCCTGGCCGTCTTCGTCCTTCTGCAGCGCCGCATCGTCTCCGGCCTCACCTCGGGAGCCCTCAAATGA
- a CDS encoding sugar ABC transporter permease encodes MTFRWSRWSPQLALVPAGLVTLVAFIGAILWTVYLSLTRSRRLPEYEIDWSEWGRQYQRLFNDDAWLISLQNLIVLGLGSALAIVFGFILAAMIDREKRGESIFRTVFLYPLAISLIVTGAAWRWMFNPELGVEHFIHSIGLTWVNASWLARPETAMYGVILASVWQSAGFYMALMLAGLKSINSEIWSAARLDGVGLFRLYTEIIIPMMKFTFVTCAILLSLGVIKAYDVIVAMTNGGPGQSTYVPAYFTIQALSAKGNLGFASAAAVLMLLITAVIFLPLVLLTAWQQRRSGARA; translated from the coding sequence ATGACCTTTCGGTGGAGCCGATGGTCGCCCCAACTGGCCCTGGTGCCGGCTGGACTGGTGACTCTGGTTGCCTTCATTGGCGCCATTCTGTGGACAGTCTACCTGTCGCTGACGCGCAGCCGGCGCCTGCCGGAATATGAGATCGACTGGTCCGAATGGGGCCGGCAATACCAGCGCCTGTTCAACGACGACGCCTGGCTGATCTCGCTGCAGAACCTCATCGTGCTTGGCCTCGGCAGCGCGCTGGCCATCGTTTTCGGCTTCATTCTCGCCGCCATGATCGACCGCGAAAAGCGCGGCGAAAGCATCTTTCGCACGGTGTTTCTCTATCCCCTGGCCATCTCGCTGATCGTCACCGGCGCGGCCTGGCGCTGGATGTTCAATCCCGAACTGGGGGTCGAACATTTCATCCACTCCATCGGCCTCACCTGGGTCAATGCCAGCTGGCTGGCCCGGCCGGAAACCGCCATGTATGGCGTCATTCTCGCCTCGGTCTGGCAGAGCGCGGGCTTTTACATGGCGCTGATGCTGGCCGGGCTCAAATCCATCAATTCCGAGATCTGGAGCGCCGCGCGGCTCGATGGCGTAGGCCTCTTCCGGCTCTATACGGAAATCATCATTCCGATGATGAAATTCACCTTCGTCACCTGCGCCATCCTGCTCTCGCTCGGGGTAATCAAGGCCTATGACGTGATCGTCGCCATGACCAATGGCGGGCCGGGTCAATCGACCTATGTGCCGGCCTATTTCACCATCCAGGCGCTGTCGGCCAAGGGCAATCTCGGCTTTGCCTCGGCCGCCGCCGTGCTGATGCTGCTGATCACTGCCGTGATCTTCCTGCCGCTGGTGCTGCTCACCGCCTGGCAACAGCGCCGTTCGGGAGCCCGCGCATGA
- the ugpC gene encoding sn-glycerol-3-phosphate ABC transporter ATP-binding protein UgpC, producing MSAQIELSNIDKHYGIFHALKNVSLSIEKGSFVALVGPSGCGKSTLLRSIAGLETITSGTLRIAGQVMTGVPPRKRDVAMVFQSYALYPHMTVEENLTYSLRLHGVGKAEARQKAAEVAATTGLSALLKRYPRELSGGQRQRVAMGRAIIRNPKAFLFDEPLSNLDAALRVHMRKEIRALHDRLGATSVYVTHDQIEAMTMADHVVVMRDGVIEQQGSPLELYDSPVSKFVAGFIGSPAMNFVPGVIAADGQTVQLELEGDPTLPLQRHLAPGRKVIVGLRPEHLVVTDRDPTLHLSVGVVESTGSMTYVATDTKPELTLVETRRTDVRSGDMIAVHVAPEHIHLFDPQTEQAIPRNTHD from the coding sequence ATGAGTGCACAGATCGAGCTCAGCAATATCGACAAGCATTACGGCATCTTCCACGCCCTCAAGAATGTCAGCCTCTCCATCGAGAAGGGCAGTTTCGTCGCCCTGGTCGGCCCCTCCGGCTGTGGCAAGTCCACCCTGCTCCGCTCCATTGCCGGGCTCGAGACCATCACCTCCGGCACACTCAGGATTGCCGGCCAGGTGATGACCGGCGTGCCACCGCGCAAGCGCGACGTCGCGATGGTGTTCCAGTCCTACGCGCTCTATCCGCACATGACCGTGGAAGAAAACCTCACCTATTCGCTCCGCCTGCATGGCGTCGGCAAGGCCGAGGCCCGTCAGAAGGCCGCCGAAGTCGCCGCCACTACCGGTCTTTCGGCCCTTCTCAAGCGCTATCCGCGCGAACTCTCGGGCGGCCAGCGCCAGCGCGTTGCCATGGGCCGCGCCATCATCCGCAATCCAAAAGCCTTCCTCTTCGACGAACCCCTGTCCAACCTCGACGCCGCGCTGCGCGTCCACATGCGCAAGGAAATCCGCGCCCTGCATGACCGCCTCGGAGCAACCTCGGTCTATGTCACCCACGACCAGATCGAGGCCATGACCATGGCGGACCATGTCGTCGTCATGCGCGATGGCGTCATCGAACAGCAGGGCAGCCCGCTCGAACTCTATGACAGCCCGGTCAGCAAGTTCGTCGCCGGCTTCATCGGTTCACCGGCGATGAACTTCGTGCCGGGCGTGATCGCAGCCGACGGCCAGACCGTACAGCTCGAGCTGGAAGGCGATCCGACCCTGCCACTGCAGCGCCACCTCGCACCGGGTCGCAAGGTGATTGTTGGCCTGCGCCCCGAACACCTGGTCGTCACCGATCGCGACCCCACCCTGCATCTCAGCGTCGGAGTCGTGGAATCGACCGGATCGATGACCTATGTGGCGACCGATACAAAACCTGAGCTGACCCTGGTCGAGACGCGTCGGACCGACGTTCGCTCCGGCGATATGATCGCCGTCCACGTCGCACCCGAACATATCCACCTATTTGATCCGCAGACTGAGCAAGCGATACCGAGGAATACTCATGACTAA
- a CDS encoding sugar phosphate isomerase/epimerase, with product MSNPAKSIRIGTMIQATAGKGAENIAAIADLGFESFEPFFWQTTNGQDLAELGKRSLEAIGNRDITISTIGMFGNPLEDQEMDRQTLQGWKDCIDNAHHFGANTIAGFTGRIRNKPLTDSLPQYRKVWSELAKRAADKGVKIAFENCAMDGNWQSGDWNIAHNPDAWELIFNETPDDNIGLEWEPCHQLVYLIDPLPQIRKWAHKFFHVHGKDATIRWEVIKEHGIFGKEKFVFMRTPGFGDSNWTDVISELRLAGYAGSVDIEGWHDPVYRGDLEMTGQVRALNYLKDCRGGDYVAAAG from the coding sequence GTGAGCAACCCCGCCAAATCCATCCGCATCGGCACCATGATCCAGGCTACCGCCGGCAAGGGCGCCGAAAACATCGCGGCCATTGCCGACCTGGGCTTTGAAAGCTTCGAACCCTTCTTCTGGCAGACCACCAATGGCCAGGATCTCGCCGAGCTGGGAAAGCGCAGCCTCGAGGCCATCGGTAACCGCGACATCACCATTTCCACCATCGGCATGTTCGGCAATCCGCTCGAGGACCAGGAAATGGACCGTCAGACCCTGCAGGGCTGGAAGGACTGTATCGACAATGCCCACCATTTCGGCGCCAATACCATTGCCGGCTTCACCGGCCGCATTCGCAACAAGCCGCTGACCGATAGCCTGCCGCAATACCGCAAGGTCTGGTCGGAACTAGCGAAACGCGCCGCCGACAAGGGCGTCAAGATCGCCTTCGAGAACTGCGCCATGGACGGCAATTGGCAAAGCGGCGACTGGAACATCGCCCACAATCCCGACGCCTGGGAGCTGATCTTCAACGAGACGCCCGATGACAATATCGGCCTCGAATGGGAGCCCTGCCACCAGCTCGTCTACCTGATCGATCCCCTGCCCCAGATCCGCAAATGGGCGCACAAATTCTTCCATGTGCACGGCAAGGATGCCACCATCCGCTGGGAAGTGATCAAGGAACACGGCATTTTCGGCAAGGAAAAGTTCGTCTTCATGCGCACGCCGGGCTTTGGCGACAGCAATTGGACCGACGTCATCTCCGAATTGCGCCTGGCCGGCTACGCCGGGTCCGTCGACATCGAAGGCTGGCATGATCCGGTCTACCGCGGCGACCTCGAAATGACGGGCCAGGTCCGCGCGCTCAACTATCTCAAGGATTGCCGGGGTGGCGACTACGTCGCCGCTGCCGGCTAG
- a CDS encoding Gfo/Idh/MocA family oxidoreductase: MVFSAVLAGCGAMSRGWLSALADHPLLAGRVNIVGLVDLDRPTAEARAAEFGLTHAVIGTDLDAVLAQTRPDLLFDVVIPAARQGVVETALGHGCHVLSEKPMAATLEAGQQLIARAAAVGRIHAVVQNRRFIAGVRRIRRLIESGELGELTALHCDFFIGAHFGGFREQMENVLLLDMAIHTLDAARFMAGVAPKAVYCLETNPKGSWYAHGAAANAIFEFDQGVVFNYRGSWSAEGANTSWESAWRIIGTRGTLLWDGGDGFDARVAVDGPGLLRDAVSVEVPAPADLDQTHGHASVIAEFLSAIEQGRLPETTSTDNIKSLAMVFAAIESARTRQRVAISA, from the coding sequence TTGGTTTTTTCGGCCGTTCTTGCGGGTTGCGGAGCTATGTCCAGAGGGTGGCTGTCGGCACTGGCCGACCATCCGTTGCTGGCCGGTCGCGTCAACATTGTCGGGCTGGTCGATCTCGACCGCCCCACGGCCGAAGCGCGCGCCGCCGAATTCGGCCTGACCCATGCCGTGATCGGCACCGACCTCGACGCCGTGCTGGCCCAGACCAGGCCCGACCTGCTGTTCGACGTGGTCATTCCAGCCGCGCGGCAAGGCGTGGTAGAGACCGCGCTCGGCCACGGCTGCCACGTGCTCAGCGAAAAACCGATGGCGGCAACGCTCGAAGCCGGCCAGCAGCTCATCGCCAGGGCCGCTGCCGTCGGGCGCATCCATGCCGTGGTGCAGAACCGCCGCTTCATCGCGGGCGTGCGCCGCATCCGTCGCCTCATCGAGAGCGGCGAACTGGGTGAACTGACGGCGCTGCACTGCGATTTCTTCATCGGCGCCCATTTTGGCGGCTTCCGCGAGCAGATGGAAAACGTGCTGCTGCTCGACATGGCCATCCACACGCTCGATGCCGCGCGCTTCATGGCTGGCGTCGCGCCCAAGGCGGTCTATTGCCTTGAGACCAACCCCAAGGGCTCCTGGTACGCCCATGGCGCTGCGGCCAATGCGATTTTTGAATTCGATCAGGGCGTGGTCTTCAACTACCGCGGCAGCTGGAGCGCCGAGGGCGCCAATACCAGCTGGGAAAGTGCCTGGCGGATCATCGGCACCAGGGGCACGCTGCTGTGGGATGGCGGCGATGGCTTCGACGCGCGCGTCGCCGTCGACGGCCCGGGCCTGCTGCGCGACGCCGTTTCGGTGGAGGTGCCTGCCCCCGCCGACCTCGACCAGACCCATGGCCATGCCAGCGTCATCGCCGAATTCCTCTCGGCCATCGAGCAGGGCCGGCTGCCCGAAACCACCAGCACCGACAATATCAAGAGCCTGGCCATGGTGTTCGCCGCAATCGAAAGCGCCCGAACCCGCCAGCGCGTCGCCATTTCAGCCTAG